The Vitis vinifera cultivar Pinot Noir 40024 chromosome 3, ASM3070453v1 region TCAATTTACATGATAGAAGTATGTAGTATTCTTGATTTGAAGTCCCATGCATCTTCAAAACATTTGGATTCTACTTTGGACTGTTACAGAAGTTTTACTTGATCAGGACAGGATGACCCACGATTATTAAGAGTCCACCACTCTTGTTGAAGCTCTTAAACATGGACTTGGGAGGGGTTATCAATCAAGCTTTCTTAGCTAGGCTTTTATAGATAGCTTGGTGCTTTGGGCAAGGAGGTGGCCCGTCTTCTGTTGGTTGTGATTTTTCCCTTTCGTTTCCTGGGGTCTGCTGTATATTTGGTAGGTGACTTCGTTTTCATGTTGATGGCCCTTTGTATTTATACATACTTTCTAATTTGCTCATCAAAGATAAGCTCTGTAGAAGAATAATTGGTTGTAGcctctgttttcatttttttttttttacccaaatCAGATTTTGGGAGAAGGaaacaaccaaataaattcACTAACGGCTTGTTTTCAATGTCCTTTGGAGGTAGAATTGGTCCATCCTCTATGATTTAGATGACTATTAAACCTACAAATCCATAGGCCAGAATGAGTCGCCCACTTTCATAATGAGCTGGTGATGAATTTTTCAGATTCGAATGTGATGTTGCCATTTTTGCAAGCGCACGTCTCCGTCAGATATTTCCCACCTTCAGATGTTTATGCCAGAAAGCGCCAAACGCATCCGTGCCTTATATCAAATGTTTTCCAACCTGTTTAGTTTTTGTGCTGCTACCAAAAGAAAGCTTTAAGCCCAGATGTTACCAAAGGCTTTCCAGCAAATTCATCAATCTTGTAGAGTTCAACAAACAAGATAAACATCATGAGTAATTTGAAAATGGAACCAGACGGTAGAAGCATTTGGTTTCAACCTGTTTGCTTTCTTGGCTTTTGGATGATGGCCATCATTGGAACTGTGACAGAGTTTAAACAAGTTTCAACTTGTTCCATTAACTTAGAGTTTAAGCTTTCAATCTCAAATTCTCTCAAGTTGAAACAATGAACAGCTAGAGCAGTTGTAGAGTACCTCCCCTTTCAAAGGCTTGCATTTTGGGTGCTCTATCTTTGGTCTATGACTGGTGCTCGCATATTCATTCCTTGCTCACTTGGACTGCCATCCAATATTTCAGAAATCTTTAAAAGCTCAATTGTTAATTGAAACTCAAAGCCCACCACATATACCATAAAGCCACTCCAAGAAGCCgcagattttttttaaaagcttgGTCCACAGCATATCACAGGTTAGACCTAAAGCCTGTGtatcctcttttttctttccccttttctcctcatgcaaaacaaaacccataaaagaaaaatgtaggGTGGAGGATGACACATCCTCAAAccagagaggaaaaaaaaaagtacaagcAGCAAAGATCAAAGGCCCAATGGTGGAATTCAACTCATAGACCACTCAGCAGCTGATTTTCCACATATTGCTGGAGAATCTGCTTCATGATTCAGAGATCAAGGCACCCATCAAAACAACACTTCAAATATCTCAAAACACTGTTTGGCTCTTTCAACACGTAGAACAATCTCCAAAGACCCATTTAATAACGTCCCTACTGTAACCACTAAATGATGTCATGGAGACTCTGGGTCCTGCTAACCTTAAAACCAGTAAAAAGCGCAAGTCAAGTTGTTAGCGTCTTCACTTCTCCAAAAGGTTTCTAAGGgttcaaaaataatatcaagTTCTTCTAGGAAACAACAATCAGAGTTGTGTGCCATGAAGGGAGCAATACAACAGTGGAGAGTGAGTGGTATGAAATGTGATGAAAATCATAATCCCTGCTGAAGTGATATAAAATTTTTGTAGAAAGTGTTATAAAATGTAGCCCAAAATGGAAACCAACAAGAAGTGAAATTTCACCTCCATAGATTTTTTTGAACTACATATcaatagaaaatcaattttccCTTTTCATTGAAATAAACCAAACAGAGGCCATGTTGCATAAGTAAACAACAGCCTCCCTCTGGAGATCAAAGTGCAATACAGTAAGGACATGTACCTGGGAGAATCAGAGTCAGCCACACCATACAAAAAGATATTTCCAAATGGAATTGACTTCACCAACAAAGGGGTGCTTATGTGGTATCCTTGCCTTTTTAGCACATATACATGTATGATGGACAGAGCTTTGTGCTTCCTTTCTGAAGCATAGCTCAAACATTAACCTTCTGATAACCAACTGTGCACACAAGCTCCCCAAATTTTGAAAGAGCTTACTAGATCATTTAATGGGACAATGGAGAATTGACTTGCACAAATTTCTAAAGAGAATGGGTCtatgaaagaaaagaagagacaTGGACACATATGAGCatttcaagaagcaaaagaagcTCATGAAGTTTCTGTCAATAGGATTTCAGTCAAATGGCTCCCAGAAGGGCTGCCCATGGGAAATAAAGAACTCCACCACCAATGCAGTATTAAGTCTGAACAAACAATGTATCCCAAGAAACTGAATAAATATCTCCCAAAAATATTACTTTGCTACTGGAGTAGATATAACGTCAGAAATTATATCCCTGGCTAATACATTTTCAAGGAGCTCAACAAGTCACCATATTAGTTGGGTAGTAATTAGAGTGACTGTTATACTTGCTTTAAAAAAAGCATGCAAATGGTTATTGGTTTCCCTTGGAAACCTCTATAACCATTTACCTGTCAAAAAAAGTTTCCTCCATACTGAATGATCACTCCCCTCAACACCAAATGATCACTCTCCTCAATTCCTAATCCACAACAAATGAGATCCTTTGGCACTTTATCAATGGtatcttttgaaattttcaaaatgaacaAGGCACATACATCACCAATTGATGACAAATATCTGCCAAAGTGTAATGACTGCTATCACCTTTCTTATCTTCCTAAGCAATCTCCTTTAGAGGCCTAGTGAGGGAAAAGCCCTCCGGTGTAAGGAAAGGAGACACAAGAATAACCTTTCTTAACAAAATCTCTACCAGCTAAAAAGATTGTATTCTAGGTTTACATGTATCCACCAGAATCTTTACATCTGTAGAACTTTTTGACCTCATCCCTGCACATCATAGTTTTCTCCACAAATCTGCAGACCAATCATCCAAAATAACTCCAAAACAATAAATAGATCCAAAAATTTAGTATTCTTAACCCATCTCAATTACTGGGGAGTTCAAAGAGAGATGGAATAGGCAACCAAACACAAATCAGAGAGATTTCAACAATATAAGAATATTTCCAATCAAGTggcaaaaagaaaaagcataTTTGCACTGCATAAAAGAAAGAAGCAATAAGACAACGTCCAAGCCTTAAAAATCTACAAACAATTCTAAAATGATATTCTCATAAAAGAGATTCCTTCCAGCCAAAATTACAAAGCCACTAGCTTGCTCTTACATATAAAGTATCATCATGCCTACAACAGACCAAATTTATCAGCTCTACTCTAAGAATGCATTGACATGACATCGGGCCTGGACTAACTTCACATGTTCTAAACAGAGGAAATTGAACATTATGCACACAGCCAAAAACATAACAGCGGTAAGAAACTAATTCATCACTGAAAGCACACTAACAGACTATGGATGATCTATGCCACTTCCTCCCATTAGACATCTTTTGATTTAATCTTCAGTTTTCATTCCCATGTTAGTTTGTCCCATCAGCTACAAGTGAGACTCGTCACGTGGAACTTAGTTGTCCTGAAACTATAGTTACAGATCTTACTAAGGAGGTAATGAGGAAAACCCACTAATAACCTAAAAGCATGTTAAAACTATAGGAAAAGTACATCATTATATAGAGACAAAAGGCTGAAAATCATCCCCTTCTCAGTACAAACTCTTATCTTGATGAAAGCCGCTGGTGCAAATCATCAGCCAGTGTCTGCCTCAAGTTGTCACTGAAAAAATAATCTGATTTTTCACTCTCCAGCACCCTAGGAGGAGGTCCACTCTCCTCCGGCTCCTTCCAAAGGTCTGGCTCCGGCTCTCTTGCAATCTGACATAAATTATGTAACACGCAACAGGCAACAATAGTCTGCGGAGCATGATTCATACCCACATTCAAATCCTGAAGAATCCTCCACCTCCCCTTGAGCAACCCAATTGCTTCAACCACCACGGACCGCCCCTTCATCAATGCCGCATCAAACAAGTTCTGTCCAGACGTGCCCGAACCACTGGGAGAGAAGGGAGTTAGCAAAAAAGACAACAAGGGGTAACACCAATCCCCAACAATATAAGGCCTGACATGGTGATTCCGGACGTTGATAACCTTATCCCAAACAATGTCGCCGGAGGTAAGCCGGTTATACAATAAACTATCCCTCAAATGCGTGGCATCATCGGTGCCACCAGGAGCCTTAACGCAAACatcccaaaaaattttcttGTGGTCAGCGACCACCTGAAGAAGAACGGATTGAAACCCATATCGACACCGATAAGAAGAAGCAGAATTATTGCGAATTTTGACGGGACTGCCGTCGATGGCGCCGCACATGTTGGGGAGGGAGGTGAGCTCTTCAAAGGCTTGGGTGGTTTCGTGGAGACGGCGGCGACTGACGGGAATTTTGATGAATTCGGGGTAAAGTTTGGTGGCGAGGAGGCGAGTGACCATGTTGGTGATCTTGGAGATGAGGTAGGGTTCGAGCGAGTAGCGGGAGGAGAGGGTTTTGGCGGAGAAGCCGTGGGAGAGGCGAGAGAGGACCATGGCGACGGCGTAGTCCGAGGGGAGAGAGAGGTTGGAGAGGGCGATGTAGGGTTTGAGCTTGTCGACGACGGTGGTGAAAACGGGATAGGAGAGGCCGTAGAGCGATCGCCATTGGGCGTCTCGGAGAGGGGCTTCCATGGCCCAGATGTGCTCGGTGGAGAGTGCCCTGAAGGCGGAGACGGAGTAGTCGGAAGTGGAAGAAGTAGTCGCTGGGTTGGGGGCGGCGGCGGCTGCGGCTGCggaggtggaggaggaggaagatGGGCGAGAGGAGGCAACATAGGAAAGGACAGAGGCGATGGTGAAGAACAGGAGTGGGGCGGCGGAGGTGGAGGAGAGAAGGGAGGTAGGGGAAGTGGGGGAAGTGGTAGCAGTGGTGGTGGCAGTGGAGGTGTCGGAGAGGAGAGAGGTGGTGGTGGGATCAAGGTGGTTGTGGAGGTGGAGGAGATTCGACAACATTAACAAGAAAGATTGatccattctctctctctcactctcgcC contains the following coding sequences:
- the LOC100252086 gene encoding protein ALP1-like, which produces MDQSFLLMLSNLLHLHNHLDPTTTSLLSDTSTATTTATTSPTSPTSLLSSTSAAPLLFFTIASVLSYVASSRPSSSSSTSAAAAAAAPNPATTSSTSDYSVSAFRALSTEHIWAMEAPLRDAQWRSLYGLSYPVFTTVVDKLKPYIALSNLSLPSDYAVAMVLSRLSHGFSAKTLSSRYSLEPYLISKITNMVTRLLATKLYPEFIKIPVSRRRLHETTQAFEELTSLPNMCGAIDGSPVKIRNNSASSYRCRYGFQSVLLQVVADHKKIFWDVCVKAPGGTDDATHLRDSLLYNRLTSGDIVWDKVINVRNHHVRPYIVGDWCYPLLSFLLTPFSPSGSGTSGQNLFDAALMKGRSVVVEAIGLLKGRWRILQDLNVGMNHAPQTIVACCVLHNLCQIAREPEPDLWKEPEESGPPPRVLESEKSDYFFSDNLRQTLADDLHQRLSSR